The Neurospora crassa OR74A linkage group IV, whole genome shotgun sequence genome has a segment encoding these proteins:
- a CDS encoding high-affinity glucose transporter: MGLSLKKPEGVPGKSWPAIVIGLFVAFGGVLFGYDTGTIGGILAMPYWQDLFSTGYRNPEHHLDVTASQSATIVSILSAGTFFGALGAAPLADWAGRRLGLILSSFVFIFGVILQTAAVSIPLFLAGRFFAGLGVGLISATIPLYQSETAPKWIRGVIVGSYQLAITIGLLLASIVNNATHNMQNTGCYRIPIAVQFAWAIILIVGMIILPETPRFHIKRDNLPAATRSLAILRRLEQNHPAIIEELSEIQANHEFEKSLGKATYLDCLKGNLLKRLLTGCFLQSLQQLTGINFIFYYGTQFFKNSGFSDSFLISLITNLVNVVSTLPGLYAIDKWGRRPVLLWGAVGMCVCQFIVAILGTTTTSQDASGMIIVHNLAAQKAAIAFICFYIFFFAASWGPVAWVVTGEIFPLKVRAKSLSITTASNWLLNWAIAYSTPYLVNYGPGNANLQSKIFFVWGGCCFICIAFVYFMIYETKGLTLEQVDELYEEVSDARKSIGWVPTITFREIREEKKVRDPVVDITEEAA, encoded by the exons ATGGGCTTGTCACTCAAGAAGCCTGAAGGTGTGCCGGGCAAGTCATGGCCCGCCATTGTCATTGGCTTGTTTGTCGCCTTTGGTGGTGTACTCTTTGG GTATGACACTGGCACTATTGGCGGTATCCTTGCTATGCCCTATTGGCAAGATTTGTTTTCGACAGGTTACAGAAACCCAGAGCATCACTTGGACGTTACCGCGTCGCAGTCTGCCACTATCGTCTCCATTCTGTCTGCTGGAACCTTCTTTGGCGCTCTTGGTGCCGCTCCCCTTGCCGACTGGGCTGGACGACGCTTGGGCCTTATTCTGTCGTCGTTTGTGTTTATCTTCGGTGTCATCCTGCAGACCGCAGCCGTCAGCATTCCTCTTTTTCTGGCTGGCCGATTCTTTGCTGGATTGGGAGTTGGTCTCATATCGGCAACCA TCCCCCTCTATCAATCCGAGACTGCCCCGAAATGGATTCGTGGTGTCATCGTCGGGTCCTATCAGCTAGCCATTACCAtcggtcttcttcttgcctccATTGTCAACAATGCCACGCATAACATGCAGAACACCGGCTGCTATCGCATCCCCATAGCTGTCCAATTTGCATGGGCGATCATCCTGATCGTTGGCATGATCATTCTTCCCGAAACTCCACGCTTTCATATCAAGAGAGACAATCTCCCAGCCGCCACTAGGTCTCTAGCTATCCTCCGCCGTCTGGAGCAGAACCATCCAGCGATCATCGAAGAGCTTTCCGAGATCCAAGCCAATCATGAATTTGAGAAGAGCCTCGGGAAGGCGACCTACTTGGACTGCCTCAAGGGCAATTTACTCAAGCGGCTCCTTACTGGCTGTTTTCTCCAGAGCCTGCAGCAGTTGACTGGCATCAACTTTATCTTCTACTACGGCACACAGTTCTTCAAAAACTCCGGATTCTCAGACTCGTTTCTGATATCCTTGATCACTAATCTTGTCAATGTCGTGTCGACCCTTCCCGGACTCTACGCCATCGACAAATGGGGCCGGAGGCCTGTTTTACTCTGGGGAGCTGTTGGGATGTGTGTCTGCCAGTTCATCGTTGCTATTCTTgggacaacaacgacaagtCAAGATGCAAGCGGAATGATCATTGTGCATAATCTCGCCGCACAGAAAGCAGCTATTGCATTCATCTGCTTCTAcatctttttcttcgctGCATCTTGGGGTCCAGTTGCCTG GGTCGTTACAGGCGAGATCTTCCCCCTTAAAGTCCGCGCCAAGTCGCTCTCCATAACTACAGCGTCGAATTGGCTGCTCAACTGGGCCATTGCTTACAGCACACCTTACCTTGTCAACTACGGCCCTGGCAATGCGAACCTGCAGTCCaagatcttcttcgtctgGGGCGGATGCTGCTTCATCTGCATCGCATTCGTTTACTTCATGATCTATGAGACAAAAGGTCTCACACTGGAGCAGGTTGACGAGCTATATGAAGAGGTCTCGGATGCCAGGAAGAGTATTGGTTGGGTGCCGACCATCACTTTCCGGGAGATCcgggaggaaaagaaagtaaGGGATCCAGTTGTTGATATCACTGAAGAGGCAGCTTGA